In a genomic window of Fimbriiglobus ruber:
- a CDS encoding DNA polymerase beta superfamily protein, which translates to METLVRMRFGSHVYGTNTPSSDLDFKAVHLPPARDILLQRVKPAISITTKQDQSQRNTAADTDFESFALQKYMSLLLEGQTVALTMLFTPEEWLLESHPVWREIQREKARWLHRGVSAFAGYCRQQANKYGIRGSRVAASRAAMNRFEELIETHGIRTKLKDVWPEVVAFVSEGHEHVAIVEGIHGDGQPVRFLEICNRKIQEHASLKEGHAICKRVFDEYGHRALLAEKNEGVDWKAMMHALRVSREAEELLLYHTITYPRPEAGLLLQVRKGELPYQQVAEMLESGLLRLEECQMLSTLPEKPDYAAAEELVAEMYRERVTA; encoded by the coding sequence ATGGAAACGCTTGTCCGCATGCGGTTCGGCTCTCACGTCTACGGCACGAACACCCCGTCCAGTGATCTCGACTTCAAGGCTGTCCATCTTCCCCCGGCGCGGGACATTTTGCTCCAAAGGGTGAAGCCGGCGATCTCGATCACCACCAAGCAGGACCAGAGCCAGAGGAACACCGCGGCGGATACCGATTTCGAGTCGTTTGCCTTGCAGAAGTACATGAGCCTGCTTCTGGAAGGGCAGACAGTGGCCCTGACCATGCTGTTTACCCCGGAGGAGTGGCTTTTGGAAAGCCACCCGGTGTGGCGCGAGATTCAGCGGGAGAAGGCCAGGTGGCTCCATCGTGGGGTTTCTGCATTTGCGGGGTACTGCCGGCAACAGGCGAACAAATACGGGATTCGTGGATCTCGTGTGGCGGCATCACGCGCGGCAATGAATCGTTTCGAGGAGTTGATCGAGACGCATGGGATTCGCACGAAGCTGAAAGACGTCTGGCCCGAGGTCGTGGCATTCGTTTCGGAGGGACACGAGCACGTCGCAATTGTGGAAGGAATTCACGGGGACGGCCAGCCGGTTCGATTCTTGGAAATCTGCAACCGGAAGATCCAGGAACACGCCTCCCTGAAAGAAGGCCACGCAATCTGCAAGCGGGTGTTCGACGAGTACGGGCATCGGGCTTTGCTGGCGGAGAAAAACGAAGGGGTGGACTGGAAGGCCATGATGCACGCGCTCCGGGTTTCGCGAGAGGCCGAAGAACTGCTTCTATACCACACGATCACCTACCCCAGGCCGGAAGCAGGGCTGTTGCTCCAGGTCCGAAAAGGCGAACTTCCGTACCAACAGGTCGCGGAGATGCTCGAAAGCGGGTTGCTGAGGCTGGAAGAGTGCCAGATGCTCTCGACGCTGCCGGAGAAACCGGACTACGCGGCCGCAGAGGAACTGGTGGCGGAGATGTATCGCGAACGGGTCACGGCATGA